The Anoplopoma fimbria isolate UVic2021 breed Golden Eagle Sablefish chromosome 20, Afim_UVic_2022, whole genome shotgun sequence genome includes a window with the following:
- the tap1 gene encoding antigen peptide transporter 1, with the protein MQKMSYFFPLLFVCLDVCVVHAIRLAQLSPVLLHRPFLTLWVGGLARAGLLALLTLSSPLRPLWMSSFEGLQSLGVLCFHFPAFTTLLWALGMPTMEELWGWHSWERVLQGYVVTVVAWLYWSRYVSSLLLSWGRYISSLLTRAPSEKPKDDTSTALRKLMGFMLPYLWRFVFVLVLVFLSSYGEMAIPQYTGRVADWITNEEAPDAFTEAIYIMTLMTIASAVLEFACDLMYNVTMSCIHTSVQGAVFQAVLKQEIAFFDIPTGELVSRVTTDTNEMSDALSEKLSLLMWYTARFGFLLFFMVSQSWKMTLLTCMGLPIIWVIPKLTGHFHQAIAVKVQESLAKANQVATETFSCMKTVRSFANEDGETERYRRRLEDTYGLNKKEAMAYAASTWANSMTTMSLKVCILYYGGTLVTRGDVSSGDLVSFVLYELQFASAVEAVMQYYPAVKKAIGASEKIFEFLERIPKRPQNGTLDPKNLEGHIQFKNVTFSYPTKGNNLVLKDLSLEIKPGQITALVGLNRSGKSTCVKLLERFYEPYEGEILLDGKNLQRYKDQYLHEKIAVVNQDCVLFARSVRENIKYGYEDASDKDMFEAAKLASAHKFIMELSNGYDTDAGEKGGQVSGGQKQRIAIARALIRKPKILILDNATSDLDAENEYQVHQALLNQNNNCSVLLISNKMSVVEKADHILVLKDGMVKEDGSHEELLQRGGLYAELVNKGNMGFHRQEEERNDIH; encoded by the exons ATGCAGAAAATGAGCTACTTCTTCCCCCTGCTCTTCGTGtgcctggatgtgtgtgtggtgcacgCCATCCGCTTGGCCCAGctctcacctgtcctcctccACCGTCCCTTCCTCACCCTGTGGGTAGGAGGGTTGGCCAGGGCCGGCCTCCTCGCCCTCCTCACCCTCAGCTCCCCTCTGAGACCGCTGTGGATGAGCAGCTTCGAGGGGCTGCAGAGCTTAGGGGTCCTTTGCTTCCACTTCCCGGCGTTCACCACTCTCCTCTGGGCGCTGGGGATGCCCACCATGGAGGAGCTGTGGGGGTGGCACTCCTGGGAACGG GTGTTACAGGGTTATGTCGTGACGGTAGTGGCCTGGCTCTACTGGAGTCGATACGTGTCGTCTCTTTTGCTCTCCTGGGGTCGATACATCTCGTCTCTGCTGACGAGGGCGCCCTCTGAGAAGCCCAAAGACGACACCAGTACTGCCCTGAGGAAGCTGATGGGATTCATGCTGCCTTATCTCTGGcgctttgtttttgtgctggTTCTcgtgtttctttcttcttatg GCGAGATGGCCATTCCTCAGTACACCGGTCGTGTGGCTGACTGGATCACAAATGAAGAAGCACCGGATGCATTCACAGAGGCCATCTACATCATGACGCTGATGACTATTGCCAG TGCTGTGCTCGAGTTTGCATGCGACCTCATGTACAACGTCACCATGAGCTGCATTCACACCTCAGTGCAGGGAGCCGTCTTCCAGGCTGTGCTGAAACAGGAGATTGCTTTCTTTGATATTCCAACAG GTGAATTGGTGTCCCGCGTTACCACGGATACCAACGAAATGAGCGATGCGCTGAGTGAGAAATTGAGCCTTCTGATGTGGTACACGGCACGTTTTGGATTCCTCTTGTTCTTCATGGTGAGCCAGTCATGGAAAATGACCCTGCTCACCTGCATGGGACTGCCCATCATCTGGGTCATACCTAAGCTCACCGGACACTTCCACCAG GCTATTGCTGTGAAGGTTCAGGAGTCGCTGGCTAAGGCCAACCAGGTGGCCACAGAGACTTTCTCCTGCATGAAGACAGTGAGGAGTTTTGCCAACGAGGACGGTGAGACGGAGAGGTACAGACGGCGGCTGGAGGACACTTACGGCCTGAACAAGAAGGAAGCAATGGCGTATGCAGCCTCTACCTGGGCTAACAGC atgACCACCATGAGCCTGAAGGTGTGTATTCTGTACTATGGAGGGACTCTGGTGACCAGAGGGGACGTTAGCAGTGGAGACTTGGTGTCATTCGTCCTCTACGAGCTGCAGTTTGCCTCTGCTGTTGAG GCTGTCATGCAATATTACCCGGCGGTGAAGAAGGCAATTGGTGCCTCTGAGAAGATCTTTGAATTTTTGGAGCGCATACCTAAAAGACCCCAAAATGGTACTTTGGACCCTAAAAATCTAGAGGGacacattcaattcaaaaatgtaacattttcctATCCTACAAAGGGAAACAATCTTGTGCTCAag GACTTGTCTCTGGAGATAAAGCCAGGCCAAATCACTGCCCTTGTGGGGCTCAACAGATCAGGGAAGTCCACCTGTGTCAAGCTGCTGGAGAGATTTTACGAGCCCTATGAGGGGGAGATCCTACTGGATGGGAAAAACCTGCAACGGTACAAAGACCAGTACCTCCATGAGAAG ATTGCTGTGGTGAACCAAGATTGTGTGCTGTTTGCTCGCTCTGTGCGGGAGAACATCAAGTACGGCTACGAGGATGCGTCTGATAAGGATATGTTCGAGGCTGCCAAACTAGCAAGTGCCCACAAGTTCATCATGGAGCTGTCAAACGGCTACGACACAG ATGCTGGGGAGAAGGGAGGCCAGGTGTCTGGAGGTCAGAAGCAGCGCATTGCCATTGCCAGAGCTTTAATCCGAAAGCCTAAAATCCTGATTCTTGACAACGCCACCAGTGACTTGGACGCAGAGAATGAATATCAG GTCCACCAAGCTttgttaaaccaaaacaacaactgcTCCGTGCTGCTGATATCCAACAAGATGAGCGTTGTAGAGAAGGCCGACCACATACTTGTGCTCAAGGACGGGATGGTAAAGGAGGATGGAAGTCacgaggagctgctgcagagaggcGGTCTTTATGCTGAACTGGTGAATAAGGGGAATATGGGCTTTCACCgtcaagaagaggagaggaatgaTATACACTGA
- the brd2b gene encoding LOW QUALITY PROTEIN: bromodomain-containing protein 2b (The sequence of the model RefSeq protein was modified relative to this genomic sequence to represent the inferred CDS: deleted 2 bases in 1 codon) encodes MEAAVNLHHDSSLVGLSSGGMEQHSSSGKRIRKPSLLYEDFESPSLPHTMPQGPPVPPQPPVKDPNRPGRMTNQLQFLQRTLMKYLWRHQFAWPFREPVDAYRLSLPDYHKIIKQPMDMGTIKKRLENNFYRSASECIQDFNTMFTNCYIYNKPTDDIVLMAQPLEKIFLQKVAQMPEDEVELPPPAPRSKNSKGRGRKSHSRAQQVPAVSQSAYSPSSSDTGESMLANSPQTVLTKSLPPANIMGLPPTQPTTKKKGVKRKADTTTPSTMGLSVGMSGATHMVGLGKGGHGGQVHDTSMHSISMGGMGMETPLGMGLVRSPGGPVLLQPMMAGGGRRVGSGRPIKPPKKDLPDSVQSQPSKKGKLSPQLRYCSGLLKDMLSKKHAAYAWPFYTPVDATALGLHDYHDIIKCPMDLSTIKRKMDCREYRDAQQFASDVRLMFSNCYKYNPPDHDVVGMARKLQDVFEFRFAKMPDEPHMDHTAMSLSGNPSSSSSSSSSSSSSSSSTSESEPSSESEESESSPNSDSEEERAHRLAELQDQVCTQLRAMHEQLAALSQGPIIKAKKKKEKKEKKEKEKEKKKKKKLEKRSRAVRSRADSEEWKMPGKILKTKSARAGGSQPKKSQGKKSNKNSKTAKKPFYPPPPTSMLPHYDSEEEEEIVPMTYDEKRQLSLDINKLPGEKLGRVVHIIQSREPSLRDTNPEEIEIDFETLKPSTLKELERYVMTCLRKKPRKPYGEQGPAGKKGGVVKSKEELTLEKRRELERRLQDVSGQLNSVKKPAKPKVEKPSAVETHTEATRLSGSSSSSDSSSSSSSSSSSDTSDSDSG; translated from the exons ATGGAAGCGGCCGTCAACCTGCACCACGACAG ctctctggtCGGGTTGTCCAGTGGCGGGATGGAGCAACACAGCAGTTCGGGCAAACGCATCCGCAAGCCCTCGCTGCTTTACGAGGACTTTGAGAGCCCGTCTCTGCCGCACACGATGCCTCAGGGTCCTCCCGTCCCACCTCAGCCCCCAGTGAAGGATCCCAACCGGCCGGGCCGCATGACCAACCAGCTGCAGTTTCTCCAGAGGACCCTGATGAAGTACCTGTGGAGGCATCAGTTCGCCTGGCCTTTCCGTGAGCCGGTGGATGCCTACAGGCTAAGCCTACCG gattacCATAAAATTATCAAACAACCCATGGACATGGGGACCATCAAAAAGCGTCTGGAGAACAACTTCTACCGCAGTGCTAGTGAGTGCATACAGGACTTCAACACCATGTTCACCAACTGCTACATCTACAACAAG cCGACGGATGACATTGTACTGATGGCTCAGCCCTTAGAGAAGATCTTTCTCCAAAAGGTGGCCCAGATGCCGGAGGACGAAGTTGAGCTGCCTCCTCCGGCTCCTCGAAGCAAGAACAGCAAGGGAAGAGGTCGCAAATCTCACT CGAGGGCTCAGCAGGTACCAGCGGTGTCCCAGTCAGCCTACTCCCCGTCCTCCTCGGACACGGGGGAGTCCATGCTGGCCAACTCTCCCCAGACTGTGCTGACCAAAAGCCTGCCTCCGGCCAACATCATGGGCCTGCCACCTACACAGCCCACGACCAAG AAAAAAGGTGTAAAACGTAAGGCGgacaccaccaccccctccaCCATGGGCTTGAGTGTGGGCATGTCGGGAGCAACGCACATGGTCGGCCTGGGCAAAGGAGGCCACGGGGGCCAGGTCCACGACACCTCCATGCACTCCATCTCCATGGGTGGCATGGGCATGGAGACCCCTCTC GGGATGGGCCTGGTCCGGAGCCCCGGAGGTCCCGTCCTGCTCCAGCCAATGATGGCAGGCGGTGGACGCAGGGTGGGCAGCGGACGCCCCATCAAACCCCCCAAGAAGGACTTGCCCGACTCTGTCCAGTCCCAGCCCTCTAAGAAGGGCAAGCTGAGCCCCCAGCTGAGGTACTGCAGCGGGCTGCTGAAGGACATGCTGTCAAAGAAACATGCTGCGTACGCCTGGCCTTTCTACACACCTGTGGACGCAACTGCACTGGGACTTCACGACTATCACGACATCATTAAGTGTCCCATGGACCTCAGCACCATCAAG AGGAAGATGGACTGTCGTGAATACAGGGATGCTCAACAGTTTGCTAGCGATGTCAGACTCATGTTCTCCAACTGTTACAAGTATAACCCACCTGACCACGATGTTGTGGGCATGGCACGGAAGCTGCAG gATGTGTTTGAGTTCCGTTTTGCCAAGATGCCAGACGAACCACATATGGATCACACAGCCATGTCACTGAGTGGCAATCCATCATCCtcgtcgtcctcctcttcctcctcctcgtcctcctcttcctccacctcagAGAGCGAGCCCAGCAGTGAGAGTGAAGAGAGCGAGAGCAGCCCCAACTCAGACAGCGAGGAGGAGCGAGCTCATCGCCTGGCTGAGTTACAGGACCAGGTGTGCACACAA CTCAGAGCCATGCACGAGCAGCTGGCTGCCCTCTCCCAAGGCCCCATCATCAaggccaagaagaagaaggagaagaaggagaaaaaggagaaagagaaggagaagaagaaaaagaagaagctggagAAGCGAAGTCGAGCCGTCAGAAGCCGAGCTGACTCTGAGGAATGGAAGATGCCCGGCAAGATCCTGAAAACAAAGTCTGCCAGAGCAGGAGGCTCCCAGCCCAAGAAGAGCCAGGGGAAGAAGAGTAACAAGAATAGCAA GACCGCAAAGAAGCCGTTCTACCCTCCTCCGCCCACCTCCATGCTGCCGCACTACgactctgaggaggaggaggagatcgtGCCCATGACTTACGACGAGAAGCGCCAGCTGAGCCTCGACATCAACAAGCTGCCGGGGGAGAAGCTGGGTCGCGTGGTCCACATCATTCAGTCCAGGGAGCCGTCCCTGAGGGACACCAACCCCGAGGAGATCGAGATCGACTTTGAAACGCTCAAACCGTCGACACTGAAGGAGCTGGAGCGCTACGTCATGACCTGCCTGAGGAAGAAGCCCCGTAAGCCGTACGGAGAACAAG GCCCAGCAGGAAAGAAAGGCGGCGTTGTGAAGTCTAAAGAGGAGCTGACtctggagaagaggagggagctggagaggaggctGCAGGACGTCAGCGGGCAACTCAACTCTGTCAAGAAACCTGCCAAACCTAAAG TGGAGAAGCCCAGCGCTGTAGAGACTCACACCGAGGCCACGCGCCTCAGcggcagcagctccagctccgactcctcttcctcctcctcctcctcctcgtcctcagaCACCAGTGATTCAGACTCTGGTTGA
- the LOC129109360 gene encoding HLA class II histocompatibility antigen, DR beta 5 chain-like, which translates to MTSGYVYQMIYDCEYGDDITDVVFFVKNLFNQKIITLYDSRVGKYVGFGESGMKNADHYNHQGWKMEERKRQVETLCRYNARLFRRSTLDRLVPPVIKVHPAKPIDYGKRSMLECSVVGFFPQEVRLTPRRGERVSCRVDHSSQRKSLEVDWDTSSLDAKHLKKTLGIMFFFIGFTAAAGGAAYYWWKQR; encoded by the exons ATGACAA GTGGCTATGTATATCAGATGATATATGATTGTGAGTATGGTGACGACATCACGGACGTGGTCTTCTTTGTGAAAAACCTATTTAACCAAAAGATCATCACCCTCTATGACTCTCGGGTCGGGAAGTACGTTGGCTTTGGAGAAAGCGGCATGAAGAACGCGGACCATTATAACCACCAGGGCTGGAAaatggaagagagaaagagacaagtGGAGACTCTCTGCAGATACAACGCCAGATTATTCAGAAGGAGCACGCTGGACAGGCTCG TGCCTCCGGTCATCAAGGTCCATCCAGCCAAGCCAATCGACTACGGGAAGCGGTCCATGCTGGAGTGTAGCGTTGTGGGGTTTTTCCCACAGGAAGTGAGG CTCACACccaggagaggggagagggtgAGCTGCAGGGTGGACCACAGCAGCCAGAGGAAGAGCCTGGAGGTGGACTGGg ACACCTCTTCACTGGATGCTAAACACCTGAAGAAGACTTTGGGGATCATGTTCTTCTTCATCGGCTTCACTGCGGCGGCTGGTGGAGCAGCTTACTACTGGTGGAAACAGAGGTGA
- the LOC129109359 gene encoding H-2 class II histocompatibility antigen, A-U alpha chain-like, with translation MVNLIPVLLICLPQITQGKHLLRFLTFCQRNVTGDGQYDIKYDGDQLLHADPVTFEIVERLPEFAEQWVPDPGLVSDAYVSLGTCMYNIPRSIKGEHYPEEVIASPTAMIYPKQEMELEIPNTLICFVNDFHPPTVNFTWTRNGRPVDPREVSQTQYYSNSDFSFRISSYLDFTPQESDIYSCSVGHVSLQGPLTKFWDVVELHTEQQVVETAVCVGGVILGLIGVVTGLWFIMKTNKSCQT, from the exons atggtGAATCTGATCCCAGTGCTGCTTATTTGTCTTCCACAAATAACTCAAG gtaaacactTGCTCCGCTTTCTGACCTTCTGTCAAAGGAATGTGACGGGCGACGGACAGTATGATATCAAGTATGAT GGCGATCAGCTCCTCCACGCTGACCCCGTCACCTTTGAGATAGTTGAGCGTCTGCCGGAGTTTGCAGAGCAGTGGGTCCCTGATCCTGGACTGGTATCAGACGCATACGTGTCCCTGGGTACCTGCATGTACAACATCCCACGATCCATAAAGGGAGAACACTATCCTGAAGAGGTCATAG CCAGTCCCACCGCCATGATCTACCCCAAGCAGGAGATGGAACTGGAGATCCCCAACACACTAATCTGCTTCGTGAACGACTTCCATCCGCCCACAGTCAACTTCACGTGGACCAGGAACGGGCGGCCGGTGGACCCCAGAGAGGTCAGCCAGACTCAGTACTACTCCAACAGCGACTTCAGCTTCCGCATCTCGTCCTACCTGGACTTCACGCCGCAGGAGAGCGACATCTACTCCTGCAGCGTGGGCCACGTAAGCCTGCAGGGGCCTCTCACCAAGTTCTGGG ATG TGGTTGAActacacacagagcagcaggtCGTAGAGACGGcggtgtgtgttggtggtgtGATCTTGGGGCTGATTGGAGTTGTCACAGGGCTCTGGTTCATCATGAAAACCAACAAGTCCTGCCAGACGTGA